From Sporosarcina sp. 6E9, a single genomic window includes:
- the cbiB gene encoding adenosylcobinamide-phosphate synthase CbiB, with translation MVNLIPAHFIAIAIGFFLDRLIGDPPKWPHPVRWIGTLITQLTTRFNKGKNRTLKGAITLIITVIVVFSIVFVLVEFAYSLHLLVGIAIESLLIAVGLAQKSLRDAAMDVYNPLIAGEISDARTKLSWIVGRDTDKLDESEISRATIETVSENIADGVTSPLFWAFLFGAPGLWLYKAVNTLDSMIGYKDERYEKFGKFSARADDLLNFIPARITGLLLILYAPNKSQLPFLKRFSGWLKDARRHPSPNSGYLEAATAWQLGVSLGGKATYRGRNSERPKLGPALVPLDATHIKASIFELHVISFFFWFIGTVLGVMIYAIT, from the coding sequence ATGGTCAACTTGATACCGGCGCACTTCATAGCCATTGCAATTGGTTTTTTTCTGGATCGCCTCATTGGTGATCCACCGAAATGGCCACATCCCGTCCGTTGGATTGGCACGCTAATTACTCAACTGACGACTCGGTTCAATAAAGGGAAAAACCGTACGTTAAAAGGCGCAATCACGCTTATAATTACTGTGATTGTTGTTTTTTCGATTGTATTCGTCCTTGTCGAATTTGCATATTCTCTCCATTTATTGGTGGGCATTGCGATAGAGAGTCTTCTAATCGCCGTCGGTCTCGCACAAAAAAGCTTGAGAGATGCTGCAATGGACGTTTACAATCCACTTATCGCAGGTGAAATCTCCGATGCGCGGACAAAACTATCTTGGATTGTCGGCCGAGATACCGATAAGCTTGATGAAAGTGAAATTTCACGAGCAACGATTGAAACGGTATCGGAAAACATTGCAGATGGGGTCACATCGCCGCTTTTTTGGGCATTCTTATTCGGTGCACCGGGATTATGGTTGTATAAAGCAGTCAATACATTGGATTCAATGATTGGCTATAAAGATGAGCGTTATGAGAAATTCGGCAAGTTTTCAGCACGCGCTGATGATTTACTTAACTTCATTCCAGCACGAATCACCGGACTATTATTGATTCTTTATGCACCAAATAAAAGCCAGCTCCCATTTCTGAAACGATTTTCAGGTTGGCTAAAAGATGCCCGTCGACACCCAAGTCCGAATAGCGGATACTTGGAAGCAGCCACTGCCTGGCAACTAGGCGTTTCACTAGGCGGAAAAGCAACGTATCGGGGGAGGAATTCAGAGCGGCCAAAGCTCGGACCCGCTCTGGTTCCATTGGATGCGACGCATATAAAAGCATCTATATTTGAACTACATGTCATTTCGTTCTTTTTTTGGTTTATAGGTACAGTCTTAGGAGTGATGATCTATGCAATTACCTGA
- a CDS encoding heme ABC transporter ATP-binding protein — MLQVENLSGGYGDELVVNSVSFDVKRGEVLGILGPNGSGKSTLLKIISGILSAAGGSVTIDGKKASDYTQKEFARKVAVLPQLHAHAFSHSVRETVELGRYPHQTGIFSSWSNEDERAVTEAMKSTAVTRYENQSIELLSGGEQQRVFVAQALAQVAPILLLDEPTNHLDIAHQQQLMDTIRKEAVGKGLTVISVFHDINLAALYCDRLLLMDNGKISTIGPPQEVVKEQSIETVYHARVKTQPHPELPKPQITLLPDVNSEKIVAKVTRENFFSSEEFVVFRASQPLKTVSSAVHNAGMGWYRTFVNRHVDSTYNHDDVKSEMATYLETKGFPLTETVAMMTAVTTEHVEIGEYAGDFGKVYIAVTAGIGNAVDVSQAITRDETPKVGTINTWVIINGQLPDEAFIQAMITATESKSKALQVENIKDPLTETIATGTSTDSILIAATQQGKMLPYAGPITELGKLIAQGVFDCTVKAIQAYKKAKGWST; from the coding sequence ATGTTACAAGTTGAAAACCTATCAGGCGGCTACGGCGATGAGTTAGTCGTAAACTCTGTCTCCTTCGACGTGAAAAGAGGCGAAGTGCTCGGCATTTTAGGACCGAACGGCAGCGGTAAGTCTACATTATTAAAAATAATATCGGGCATTTTATCTGCCGCGGGCGGTTCGGTAACGATTGACGGAAAAAAGGCATCCGATTACACGCAAAAGGAATTCGCTCGAAAAGTAGCGGTCTTGCCCCAACTTCATGCCCATGCATTTTCTCATTCAGTACGAGAAACAGTTGAACTTGGAAGATATCCGCACCAAACAGGAATCTTTTCATCTTGGTCAAATGAAGACGAAAGGGCCGTTACGGAAGCGATGAAAAGCACAGCTGTCACGCGCTATGAAAACCAGTCCATTGAATTATTGTCGGGAGGGGAACAGCAACGCGTTTTCGTCGCCCAGGCACTCGCCCAAGTCGCTCCGATTTTATTATTGGACGAACCGACAAACCACTTGGATATTGCCCATCAACAACAACTGATGGACACAATACGAAAAGAAGCGGTCGGAAAAGGACTTACCGTTATCTCAGTATTCCACGACATTAACTTAGCTGCATTATATTGTGATCGACTATTACTTATGGACAACGGCAAGATTTCAACAATTGGCCCGCCGCAAGAAGTCGTAAAAGAACAATCGATAGAAACCGTTTATCATGCGCGCGTAAAAACACAGCCGCATCCGGAATTGCCAAAGCCGCAAATCACATTACTTCCGGATGTTAATAGTGAAAAAATAGTTGCAAAAGTGACCAGAGAGAATTTTTTCAGCTCAGAAGAATTTGTCGTTTTCCGAGCCAGTCAACCGCTAAAAACTGTATCATCAGCAGTTCATAATGCGGGCATGGGGTGGTATCGGACTTTTGTAAACCGTCATGTGGACAGTACTTATAACCACGATGATGTGAAAAGCGAAATGGCAACGTATCTAGAAACAAAGGGGTTTCCATTAACTGAAACCGTGGCAATGATGACAGCCGTTACGACAGAACACGTTGAAATAGGCGAATATGCGGGCGACTTCGGAAAAGTATATATTGCAGTGACTGCTGGAATCGGCAATGCAGTCGATGTATCGCAAGCCATCACACGCGATGAAACACCAAAAGTAGGCACAATCAATACATGGGTCATCATCAATGGACAATTACCGGATGAAGCATTTATTCAAGCGATGATCACCGCAACTGAATCAAAGTCAAAAGCGCTTCAAGTAGAAAACATAAAAGATCCTTTAACCGAAACGATAGCAACTGGAACGTCTACAGACAGTATCCTTATCGCAGCTACTCAACAAGGAAAAATGCTTCCATACGCGGGTCCAATTACGGAACTAGGCAAACTCATCGCACAAGGAGTCTTCGATTGCACCGTGAAAGCGATTCAAGCGTATAAGAAAGCGAAAGGATGGTCAACTTGA
- a CDS encoding iron ABC transporter permease, with protein sequence MNKSSVAYIVSIATLVVAMWLGVSIGTVDIPLSTLWNREADEIATNILWKIRMPRVLLAGLVGASLAIAGAAFQGLLKNPLADPYTLGVSSGASVGAVMTLFFSLSIPVLGNYTLPVFSMIGAALTMFLVLGFARLVDRAMKMETIILTGIIFGSFLGSVLSLMIALTGEELRQIIGWLLGSVSMRGWNYITMILPFVIIGSTILWFNRRELNAMLFGEERAHHLGVNVKRRKFMILIGGSILTGSAVAVSGTIGFIGLVVPHMTRLMWGTDHRHLLTLSFMNGASLLIICDLVARTIISPTELPVGVITAFIGAPVFAFIFYRQRRRGAM encoded by the coding sequence GTGAATAAATCAAGCGTTGCCTACATCGTATCCATCGCCACACTTGTTGTGGCGATGTGGCTCGGTGTATCAATCGGTACGGTGGATATCCCTTTAAGTACTTTATGGAATAGGGAAGCGGACGAAATCGCGACAAACATCCTATGGAAAATCCGTATGCCGAGGGTTTTATTGGCAGGACTTGTTGGTGCATCATTGGCGATTGCCGGTGCAGCATTCCAAGGACTTTTGAAGAACCCACTTGCAGATCCTTACACACTCGGAGTGTCATCCGGCGCCTCGGTTGGTGCTGTGATGACACTTTTTTTCAGTTTATCCATCCCGGTTCTAGGCAACTATACGCTACCGGTTTTCAGTATGATTGGCGCCGCGCTAACGATGTTTCTTGTGTTAGGGTTTGCGCGACTCGTTGACAGAGCGATGAAAATGGAAACCATAATATTAACAGGAATTATTTTTGGCTCATTTCTGGGGTCTGTATTATCCCTCATGATTGCCCTTACAGGCGAAGAATTACGGCAGATTATTGGTTGGCTTCTCGGCAGCGTTTCAATGCGTGGCTGGAACTACATCACAATGATTCTGCCTTTTGTCATCATCGGATCGACCATACTTTGGTTCAACCGTCGGGAATTAAATGCAATGTTATTCGGCGAAGAACGTGCGCATCACCTCGGCGTTAACGTCAAACGACGGAAATTCATGATCTTAATCGGCGGGTCAATTCTAACCGGATCAGCCGTTGCCGTATCAGGAACGATTGGGTTTATCGGTTTAGTAGTTCCACATATGACGAGACTCATGTGGGGAACGGATCACCGTCATTTATTAACATTATCCTTTATGAACGGCGCTTCTTTACTCATCATTTGCGATTTAGTCGCGCGCACCATCATTTCGCCAACAGAACTACCAGTCGGCGTCATTACCGCATTTATCGGTGCACCGGTCTTTGCATTCATCTTTTACCGTCAAAGAAGAAGAGGAGCGATGTAA
- a CDS encoding ABC transporter substrate-binding protein: MKNLWKLMLTSILAVFLLAACGGNAVDDKPKENESNTENVAGEEVEAEFPVTLKDAVGNEVKIEVAPTKIVSMIPSNTEILFGLDLADEIVGVSDYDDYPAEAAEKDKIGAMEFNVEAIIAMNPDIVFGHESAYGMSEEGYQQIRDAGISVFVVKDALNFEETYETIETIGKATGKTKEATEIIDNMKTKVDEVVAKVKDVDTKKTVFVETSPAPEIYTPGAKTFAQELLDLVGAENIAADQEGWVQMDPEEIIKRNPDVIVVMYDYIDTAVEDVYARDGFGTITAIKEKAVVQVDENITSRQGPRLAEGLEAYAKAIYPEVFGE; the protein is encoded by the coding sequence ATGAAGAACTTATGGAAGTTAATGCTTACATCGATTTTGGCAGTATTTTTGCTCGCTGCATGTGGAGGAAATGCGGTCGATGATAAACCGAAAGAAAACGAATCCAACACAGAAAATGTAGCTGGAGAAGAAGTAGAAGCAGAATTCCCAGTTACATTGAAGGACGCTGTGGGCAATGAAGTAAAGATTGAAGTAGCGCCAACAAAAATTGTTTCTATGATTCCAAGTAACACAGAGATTTTATTTGGTCTTGATTTAGCGGATGAAATTGTCGGTGTGAGTGATTACGATGATTATCCGGCAGAAGCTGCTGAAAAAGATAAAATCGGTGCAATGGAATTTAATGTTGAAGCAATCATCGCTATGAATCCAGATATCGTTTTCGGACATGAATCAGCATACGGAATGTCTGAAGAAGGGTATCAGCAAATTCGAGATGCGGGAATTTCTGTATTTGTTGTGAAAGATGCGTTGAACTTTGAAGAAACGTACGAAACGATTGAAACAATCGGTAAAGCAACAGGGAAAACAAAAGAAGCAACTGAAATTATCGATAATATGAAAACAAAAGTAGATGAAGTCGTCGCAAAAGTAAAAGACGTCGATACGAAAAAAACGGTATTTGTTGAAACGTCACCGGCTCCTGAAATTTACACGCCAGGTGCGAAAACATTTGCACAAGAATTACTCGACTTAGTCGGCGCAGAAAATATTGCAGCAGACCAAGAAGGTTGGGTTCAAATGGATCCAGAAGAAATTATTAAACGTAACCCAGACGTCATTGTCGTTATGTACGATTACATAGACACTGCCGTTGAAGATGTTTACGCACGTGATGGCTTCGGCACAATTACAGCGATCAAAGAAAAAGCAGTCGTTCAAGTAGATGAAAACATCACAAGCCGCCAAGGTCCGCGTCTTGCTGAAGGACTTGAAGCTTATGCAAAGGCAATTTATCCAGAGGTTTTCGGTGAATAA
- a CDS encoding ECF transporter S component yields the protein MAINNKRYLAIVSIVIFVLLVLSIAVFHYNAYLLLSFLIISMIMIPFFVRFEMRNVAVREIVILAMLAAIAAVGRVPFAGLPSVQPTSFVIIMAGLVFGAESGFIVGAVAAIVSNIFLGQGPWTPWQMYAWGMMGMSAGLLRNAWWMTKLWGKCVFGFIWGYVFGWFMNLWIIVGNLENMTRETFIGIYMASIYFDLAHSVSNVFFIIVFGASWLKILQRFQRKYGLLETKLETKMETN from the coding sequence ATGGCCATTAACAATAAGCGTTACCTAGCCATTGTCTCGATTGTTATTTTCGTTTTACTTGTCTTGTCCATTGCAGTATTTCACTACAACGCTTATTTGCTGCTCAGTTTTCTAATCATTAGCATGATCATGATTCCATTTTTTGTTCGATTTGAAATGCGAAATGTGGCTGTTCGGGAAATCGTTATTTTAGCCATGCTAGCCGCAATCGCTGCGGTAGGCCGTGTTCCTTTTGCAGGATTGCCAAGTGTTCAGCCTACTTCATTCGTCATTATTATGGCTGGTTTAGTTTTCGGTGCGGAATCAGGTTTTATCGTCGGTGCAGTTGCTGCAATCGTATCGAATATATTTCTCGGACAAGGTCCATGGACGCCTTGGCAAATGTATGCATGGGGTATGATGGGAATGAGTGCTGGTCTGTTGCGAAATGCTTGGTGGATGACTAAGCTTTGGGGCAAGTGCGTTTTTGGATTTATTTGGGGATATGTATTCGGGTGGTTTATGAATTTATGGATTATCGTCGGCAACTTGGAAAATATGACACGAGAAACCTTTATTGGAATTTATATGGCAAGTATTTATTTTGATCTAGCACATAGTGTCAGTAATGTATTTTTCATCATTGTTTTTGGTGCAAGTTGGTTAAAAATTTTACAACGTTTTCAGAGAAAATATGGTCTCTTGGAAACTAAGTTAGAGACGAAAATGGAAACAAATTAA
- a CDS encoding ABC transporter ATP-binding protein, whose product MEVIKIENLKFQFPDATEWALQNINLTIKEGEFIVICGPSGCGKTTLLRLLKNELAPVGNQKGEIYYQGLPLTEWNRKKLIEEIGFVSQDPENQIVMNEVMQEIVFGLENLGYSNFEMRKRVAELVHFFGMKDMLGAKPSELSGGQKQMLNLLSTLLLKPKVLLLDEPTSQLDPIAARELLTTLERLNKEMGITIIIVEHRLEQLFSIADRILFMQAGLIKYSGSSRKVIEDIYQREDEHFISYLPTLARLYMERTDTITHKEIPLTVKDSRDWIAGLPELMDRSHSTDNSKTISPKRTIAVDLQNVFYQYRRENPLVLKKLSLSIFEGEFFALIGGNGSGKTTVLKTCIGSVKPQRGKVFLQGENIHKPRAKVNFDRIAYLPQNPKTYFVYDTIEQEMQEAVIRHEVPNGAAKIEELLQTFDIEHLRGRHPHDCSGGEIQKAALACMLIESPTLLLIDEPTKGLDSASKNQLSTILKELHNAGMTIIMVTHDIEFAARNVEKCAMIFNGEITVSGTPKELFKDNYFYTTTINRATRVSETREALTLEKALAKWPLTISVT is encoded by the coding sequence ATGGAAGTCATTAAAATAGAAAATCTTAAGTTTCAATTTCCGGATGCGACTGAGTGGGCGTTGCAAAATATTAACCTGACAATAAAAGAAGGTGAGTTCATCGTTATCTGTGGACCAAGTGGATGTGGCAAAACAACGCTACTGCGTTTATTGAAAAATGAACTGGCCCCAGTCGGTAATCAAAAAGGTGAAATTTACTATCAAGGTTTACCATTAACAGAATGGAATAGAAAAAAATTGATAGAAGAAATTGGGTTTGTATCCCAAGATCCCGAAAACCAAATTGTCATGAATGAAGTGATGCAAGAGATTGTTTTTGGATTAGAAAACCTGGGATATTCGAATTTTGAGATGAGAAAACGGGTCGCTGAATTGGTACACTTTTTTGGAATGAAGGACATGTTAGGGGCGAAACCTTCAGAGTTGTCGGGCGGTCAAAAACAAATGCTGAATTTGCTTTCAACGCTTCTGTTAAAACCAAAAGTTCTATTGTTGGATGAACCCACCTCACAACTAGATCCGATTGCAGCAAGAGAATTGCTGACGACGCTAGAACGACTTAATAAAGAAATGGGTATTACAATTATTATTGTGGAGCATCGCCTCGAACAACTATTTTCAATAGCGGATCGAATATTGTTTATGCAAGCGGGTCTGATTAAGTACAGTGGTAGCAGTCGAAAAGTGATTGAAGACATATATCAAAGAGAAGACGAGCATTTCATCTCTTATTTGCCAACATTGGCTAGGTTGTATATGGAAAGAACGGATACGATAACACATAAGGAAATCCCGCTAACAGTTAAAGACAGCAGGGATTGGATTGCTGGACTTCCTGAATTAATGGATCGTTCACATTCAACTGATAACAGCAAGACGATTTCACCCAAAAGAACCATTGCCGTAGACCTCCAAAATGTGTTTTATCAATATCGACGTGAAAACCCACTCGTTTTGAAAAAACTATCCCTATCTATATTTGAAGGTGAATTTTTTGCCCTCATTGGCGGAAACGGATCCGGAAAAACAACGGTATTAAAAACTTGTATCGGCAGTGTGAAACCACAAAGAGGAAAAGTATTTCTTCAAGGGGAAAATATTCATAAGCCGCGTGCAAAAGTGAATTTTGATCGTATTGCTTATCTTCCGCAAAATCCAAAAACCTATTTTGTTTACGATACAATCGAACAAGAGATGCAAGAAGCGGTCATTCGGCATGAAGTTCCAAATGGCGCAGCTAAAATCGAGGAACTTCTTCAAACTTTCGATATCGAACATTTACGTGGACGGCATCCCCATGATTGCTCCGGCGGGGAAATTCAAAAAGCCGCGCTTGCTTGCATGTTGATTGAATCTCCAACTCTTTTACTTATCGATGAGCCGACAAAAGGACTCGATTCAGCTTCGAAAAATCAACTGTCAACAATCTTGAAGGAATTACATAACGCTGGAATGACGATTATTATGGTTACGCATGATATAGAATTTGCCGCTCGAAATGTGGAAAAGTGCGCAATGATTTTCAATGGTGAAATTACGGTGAGTGGAACACCGAAGGAATTATTTAAAGACAATTACTTTTACACAACAACCATCAATCGAGCAACCCGCGTCAGTGAAACTAGAGAAGCCCTTACACTTGAGAAGGCTTTGGCAAAATGGCCATTAACAATAAGCGTTACCTAG
- a CDS encoding energy-coupling factor transporter transmembrane component T, translating into METGYHSYHPIVLFSYYLSIGVLLLYFNHPLFLLVALIILVAVNISHDKGRELKKWIPMLLTMSSFIILLNPFLVSRGTNILFYFRGKQVTLEASMYGIVMALSIVAIIIMFISFNIILNGNKFLYIFSRVLPKLAFLSMLAIRFVPLLRMRLTEIADVQRVRGIDIKTGSIRKRTKSGMVLLQILLTWSLEEALETANSMQARGYGTGKRSTYLPFRWGKQDIGWGLLIISLFIACLIGGLLGYGKIYIYPELGTLRLYPLDWILLLFLIILATFPLIVEGRERIRWKSLK; encoded by the coding sequence ATAGAAACAGGTTATCACTCCTATCATCCAATTGTCCTTTTTAGTTATTATTTATCGATTGGAGTACTACTACTTTACTTCAATCATCCCTTGTTTTTACTTGTCGCACTCATCATTCTGGTTGCTGTGAATATTTCACATGATAAAGGAAGGGAATTGAAAAAATGGATTCCGATGCTCCTAACTATGAGTAGCTTTATTATTTTATTGAATCCATTTTTGGTTTCAAGAGGCACGAATATCTTGTTTTATTTTCGGGGGAAACAAGTGACGCTAGAAGCAAGCATGTACGGGATAGTGATGGCTTTATCAATTGTCGCGATTATAATAATGTTTATTTCTTTTAATATCATTTTAAACGGCAACAAGTTTTTATATATTTTTTCGCGTGTTTTACCTAAACTTGCATTTTTATCTATGCTAGCCATCCGTTTTGTCCCGCTCTTACGAATGCGCTTAACAGAAATCGCTGATGTTCAACGCGTTCGAGGAATCGATATAAAAACGGGATCGATTAGAAAACGAACGAAAAGCGGGATGGTCCTATTGCAAATTCTATTGACCTGGTCGCTGGAAGAAGCGTTAGAGACAGCGAATTCCATGCAAGCAAGGGGCTATGGCACGGGAAAACGTAGCACGTATTTGCCTTTTCGTTGGGGGAAACAAGATATCGGATGGGGGTTATTAATTATATCTCTTTTTATCGCATGCTTAATAGGCGGTCTATTAGGCTATGGGAAGATTTATATTTATCCTGAGCTGGGTACATTGCGATTGTATCCATTGGATTGGATATTGCTACTATTTTTAATCATTTTAGCTACCTTTCCATTGATTGTTGAAGGGAGAGAACGAATTCGATGGAAGTCATTAAAATAG
- a CDS encoding DUF4430 domain-containing protein: MNDYLKKIVVIVFALMIVIGLSGCGTSLQKPSGLEKSADQMSVEKEEKQLASADETDEKQVPDDEEANPVENTEGAEVAVSEDDIDIEVEKQPDKVESSVKSSEKNNSTISNEKSVKTTSESSLTSTKKSSNHGSKVSNKTSVSTSPKSDKETKKEAKKEPKKETKKETKKEPKEEEKTDVDEEPPPVNHKSKIVHSIVISGNEVPLPPTEMEIEEYDTVLQALISITMEKKIHMDYRGGQGATAYVQGMGNVYEFDRGQGSGWMYRVNGIFPDRGAGVVPLLDGDRVEWLYTTNLGVDLGADLKPFRR; encoded by the coding sequence ATGAATGATTATCTAAAGAAAATTGTCGTGATAGTCTTTGCCTTAATGATTGTAATCGGCTTAAGTGGATGCGGTACTTCTTTGCAGAAACCATCAGGCTTAGAAAAATCCGCAGATCAAATGTCTGTTGAAAAAGAAGAAAAGCAGCTAGCGAGTGCCGATGAAACTGATGAAAAACAAGTACCAGATGATGAGGAAGCGAACCCTGTAGAAAATACAGAAGGTGCGGAAGTTGCGGTGTCCGAAGACGATATCGATATTGAAGTTGAAAAACAACCGGATAAAGTTGAATCATCTGTAAAAAGTTCTGAGAAAAACAATTCAACAATATCAAATGAAAAATCGGTGAAAACTACATCGGAAAGTTCATTAACATCTACAAAAAAATCGAGTAATCATGGTTCAAAAGTGTCGAATAAAACGTCGGTTTCTACATCTCCAAAGTCTGACAAAGAAACAAAAAAAGAAGCAAAAAAAGAGCCGAAGAAAGAAACTAAGAAAGAAACAAAGAAAGAACCAAAAGAAGAAGAGAAAACTGACGTAGATGAGGAACCACCACCGGTTAATCATAAAAGTAAAATTGTTCATTCAATCGTCATTTCTGGAAATGAAGTTCCATTGCCGCCGACAGAAATGGAAATTGAGGAATATGATACGGTACTGCAAGCCTTAATCAGCATTACGATGGAGAAGAAAATTCATATGGACTACCGCGGCGGTCAAGGGGCAACTGCTTATGTCCAAGGGATGGGGAATGTCTATGAATTTGATCGAGGTCAAGGCAGCGGCTGGATGTACCGTGTAAACGGAATTTTTCCTGACCGCGGTGCCGGAGTGGTTCCATTACTGGATGGAGACCGGGTTGAATGGCTTTACACAACGAATTTGGGCGTGGACTTAGGTGCAGATCTAAAACCTTTTAGACGCTAA
- a CDS encoding LPXTG cell wall anchor domain-containing protein, whose translation MDLQRLLRSGLSFLLILGLAVSPITVVSANENNEQDINTEKTVEDYAELTQNAIDLASANIIEAGVHSEWEAIGLAQAGKTVPTNYTDTFKQNIEDQITKGLENGRFKITDSERLAMAAVAIGKDPRDVYGHNLIELIYNSPDRELWDGSVEDTLTYQGNNGIIFALTALDTKHFSIQEGAKWTREKLVAELLGNQIENGAWSLFTSSTGAASYDITAMALIGLAPYNNQPAVKEAINKAVSFLSEKQGDTGGFNDPWNGGISVETTAQVIIGLTANDIDPLGELFTKNGINLMDNLLSFQAKDGGFKHLIDDTRSNGMATEQALQALVAYNYYVNGQGRLYDFTDKVIEPEPEPEPEPEPEPEPEPEPTPEPDLEKVIKIGNVVEVFKGQKIIIEDSSTTLQMPKDLPDGTTLQVTMPSKEKQSHEGLTLVGDWFDFNIQYAEGATKGSESFQLSFGIDDGVDSSKTGIYIFNEQSKQWGNVAGWGNAKNGVITIEVDHFSTYGAFMDVEGPTNVQITEKEVTVESISFNLSANDPSGIKEYRVSRDGEEIAVLIGAEKEFSDIQLKTNQSYEYTIIAVDNVGNESEEVKLAVSTLPEGGKTEPENEADKKETQVVKKEKTEDKSPTVNEKTAQSGKDKLPKTATNTFTYLLVGLALVSVGGITLFIRRKAV comes from the coding sequence ATGGATTTGCAACGATTGTTAAGGTCTGGATTATCGTTTTTATTAATCTTGGGATTAGCTGTGTCACCAATAACCGTAGTTTCTGCAAATGAAAACAATGAGCAGGACATTAATACGGAAAAAACAGTTGAGGATTATGCTGAACTGACACAAAATGCAATTGATTTGGCAAGCGCTAACATCATTGAAGCAGGCGTCCATAGCGAATGGGAAGCAATAGGACTAGCGCAGGCTGGGAAAACCGTTCCAACAAATTACACAGATACATTCAAACAAAACATTGAAGACCAAATAACAAAAGGTCTTGAAAATGGTCGATTTAAAATAACGGATAGCGAACGTCTCGCTATGGCGGCGGTCGCAATTGGAAAAGATCCTCGGGATGTTTATGGACATAATCTAATCGAATTGATTTACAACAGTCCAGACCGCGAACTTTGGGATGGTTCGGTGGAAGATACACTCACGTACCAGGGAAATAACGGCATAATATTTGCTTTAACAGCGTTAGATACAAAACATTTTTCAATTCAAGAAGGTGCCAAATGGACACGTGAAAAGTTAGTTGCGGAACTTTTGGGCAATCAAATTGAAAATGGTGCTTGGAGTTTGTTTACATCATCTACAGGCGCGGCGAGTTACGATATCACAGCGATGGCTTTAATTGGATTAGCGCCATACAATAATCAGCCTGCAGTGAAAGAAGCGATTAATAAAGCGGTTTCATTTTTATCTGAAAAACAAGGCGATACTGGCGGATTTAATGATCCATGGAATGGCGGCATTTCTGTAGAGACGACGGCTCAAGTAATTATTGGATTAACTGCGAATGATATTGATCCGCTTGGTGAACTGTTTACGAAAAATGGCATTAACCTAATGGATAACTTACTAAGCTTCCAGGCTAAAGATGGTGGATTTAAACATTTAATAGATGATACGAGGTCCAATGGAATGGCGACTGAGCAAGCTCTACAAGCCCTTGTCGCTTACAACTATTATGTAAATGGCCAAGGTAGACTTTATGACTTTACTGATAAAGTTATAGAACCGGAGCCAGAACCTGAGCCTGAGCCTGAGCCGGAACCGGAACCAGAACCAGAACCAACACCGGAGCCGGACCTTGAAAAAGTGATAAAGATCGGCAATGTTGTAGAAGTGTTTAAAGGTCAGAAAATTATCATTGAAGACAGTTCAACAACCCTTCAAATGCCGAAAGACCTGCCCGATGGGACAACATTGCAAGTCACGATGCCTTCGAAAGAGAAACAATCGCATGAAGGACTAACATTAGTTGGGGATTGGTTTGACTTCAATATTCAATATGCAGAAGGCGCAACAAAGGGGTCAGAAAGCTTTCAACTAAGCTTCGGGATTGACGACGGAGTAGACAGTTCGAAGACAGGAATATACATCTTTAATGAGCAGTCCAAACAATGGGGAAATGTAGCGGGTTGGGGAAATGCAAAAAACGGCGTGATTACGATTGAAGTCGATCACTTTTCAACCTATGGCGCTTTTATGGATGTGGAAGGGCCAACCAATGTTCAAATAACTGAGAAGGAAGTGACAGTTGAAAGTATCTCATTTAATCTGTCTGCAAATGATCCTTCTGGTATTAAGGAATATAGAGTTTCTCGAGATGGAGAAGAAATTGCTGTACTGATTGGCGCCGAAAAAGAATTCAGCGATATTCAATTAAAAACAAATCAGTCATATGAATATACGATTATCGCAGTAGATAATGTAGGAAACGAATCTGAGGAAGTAAAGTTGGCGGTCTCGACACTTCCTGAAGGTGGAAAAACTGAACCAGAAAACGAAGCTGACAAAAAAGAAACTCAAGTAGTTAAAAAAGAAAAGACTGAGGATAAGTCGCCAACAGTGAACGAAAAAACTGCTCAAAGTGGAAAAGACAAACTACCGAAAACTGCAACGAACACATTTACTTATTTATTGGTTGGGCTAGCGCTAGTATCGGTTGGTGGAATAACATTATTTATCCGAAGAAAAGCAGTCTAA